The genomic DNA GTCCGACGATCGCCTCGGGAAGCCCGAGGTCGCGACCGATCTGACGCACCTCATCCTTGAACAGAGTGCGCAGCGGTTCGATGAGCTCGAAGTCAAGGTCTTCCGGCAGGCCGCCGACGTTGTGGTGCGACTTGATGTTCGCGGTGCCGGTGCCACCGCCCGATTCGACGACGTCGGGGTAGAGCGTGCCCTGCACGAGGAACTTGATCGGCTCGCCCTCGGCCTTGGCCTCGGCGACCAGGTCGAGCTGCACCTTCTCGAACGCGCGGATGAACTCGCGGCCGATGATCTTGCGCTTCTGCTCGGGGTCGCTGACGCCCTTCAGATGCCCGAGGAACGTGTCGGCGGCATCCACCGTGATCAGGCGCACGCCGGTGGATGCGACGTAATCCTGCTCGACCTGCTCGCGCTCGCCCTTGCGGAGAAGTCCGTGATCCACGAACACCGCGGTGAGCTGGTCTCCGATCGCCTTGTGCACGAGGGCGGTCGAGACGGCGGAGTCGACGCCGCCGGAGAGTGCGGAGATGACGCGGGCGGAGCCGACCTGCTCGCGGATGCGGGCGACCTGCTCATCGATCACGTTGCCGCTGTTCCAGTCGGCTGCGAGACCTGCGGCCTTGTGCAGGAAGTTCTCGATGACCTCCTGGCCGCGATCGGTGTGCTTGACCTCAGGGTGCCACTGCACGCCGTAGAAGCCCTTCTCGGCGCTGCCGAAGGCTGCGACAGGCGTGTCTGCGGTGGATGCGAGGACCTCGAAGCCCTCTGGTGCGCGGGCGACCTGGTCGCCGTGGCTCATCCACACGTTCTGGGTGTCCGGCTGGCCGCCGAGCAGCACGCCGCCATCACCCGTGAGCGAAGCATCCGTCGCGCCGTATTCGCGGAGGCCGGTGTTCGCGACCTCGCCGCCGAGGGCTCGGGCCATGACCTGGAAGCCGTAGCAGATGCCGAGCGTGGGGACGCCGAGGTCGAAGATGTCGCTGTCGAGCGCAGGTGCGCCCTCTTCGTAGACGGATGAAGGGCCGCCGGAGAGGATGAGCGCGACCGGGTTCTTCGCGGCGATGTCTGCGGCGGTCACCGTGTGCGGCACGATCTCGCTGTAGACGCCGGCTTCGCGTACGCGGCGGGCGATGAGCTGTGCGTACTGTGCGCCGAAGTCGACGACGAGGACGGGACGCTGTGCGGTGTCGGCGCTCATCGCGCTGCCTCCTGGCTTTCTGATGCCTCGGCGGCGACTGCCGCCTCACGCGATGCGAGATACGCCTTGACCTCGCGAGAGACCTTGGCCTCCATGATGAAGGAGAGCGCGGGGATGACGCCGCCGAGAGCGAGCATGACGAAGCGGCTGAACGGCCACCGCATCAGGCTCCACAGGCGGAACGCGGAGAAGAGGTAAACGACGTAGAACCAGCCGTGCGTGACGAGGATGAGCAGAGACAGGTTCGCTCCGTCCCCCACTGAGATGAGCTCGCAGCCCATGCCGCCGGGCACGAACAGCGAGAACCACTGGCATCCGTCGCCGACGATGACCGGAGCGAACCAGAGGAAGCCGCCAGAGCCGCCGGCGATCAGCTCCACGTGGATCGGGCTGTACTTCAGGATCATCTCGGCCAGCAGCAGAAGCAGCATGACACCGGTGATGATCGACGCGATCTGATAGAACTTCAGCGCCCCACGGATCTTCGGAAAGGAGGCAGCTTTCGGTTCTGGCATGCAGTCAAGTCTACCCGGGGTCGCGCAGGGGTTCCGGCGCCCCCGATCGAGCCGGCGGGCAAGGCGCTCGACGAGGCGGGCAAGGCGCTGCACACGGCGGAGGCCGCCGGGATCACTCCCGGCGGCCTCCTTGTATCAGCGGTTCAGCGGTCAGAACCAGCCGGTGATGAGGCCCCACAGCCAGTCGAGGACGTCTCGTACGACACCCCCGCCGTTGCCGTTGCCGTTGCCGCGGTTGACGGTGACCGTGCCGGTGGCCTGGTCGCCGTCCTCCTGAGCGACGATGACCGTGTACTTACCGGCATCCGTCTTCTTGGGGACTGTGACCGAGCTGGTGAAGGTGCCGTCCTCGTTCACGACCGCGGTGCCGAGGTCGATGACCTTGCCCTTCTTCGACTCGAGCGAGATCGCGACCGTCTCGCCGGGCTCGAAGTCCGCACCGGTCACGGTGAGGTTCTTGCCTGCGCTGACCGTCTTCGCCCCGACCTCGACGGTGCCGACGAATTCGCCGCCGCCGTCCTCGCCGGTGATCGTGAACGGCACCTGCACGCTCGTACCGTCCGCGGTGGCGACGGTGAGCTGCTGCTCTCCGGTCACGCCCTCCGGAACAGTGAACGTCAGGCTCGCACGCCCCGCCTCGTCCGTGGTGTTGATGATCGTCGGGTCGACGGCGCCCGTGGCGAGAACCGTGTCTCCGAGCGAGACGCTGACCTCGGCCGGTGCGGGGTCTCCCCCGCTGAACGCGAGCGACGACAGGTCGATCGTGACCTGATCGCCGGCGCTGTAGCCATCGGCATCCGCAGCACTGAGCGTCGCACCGACCGCGCGCTGGGCGAGGTCGGGCGAAGCCGTGCCGTTGGCGTCGAACCAGTCGACCATCGACTGCAGGTCGATCTTGCCGGTGTCGGCCTTGCCAGTGCCCTCAGCGAAGGTGAAGAAGTTGTCTCCACCGGCCGCGAGGAACGAGTTCGCCGCGACGACGTATGACGCCGCAGGATCGATCGGCTCGCCGTTCAGGGTGATCGAGGTGATCCTCTCCCCTGCCGCGGCCGTCGGGTCGTACGTGTACTGCAGACCCTCCGAGAGACCGAGCTTCAGGAACGGACGGCTCGCACCCGCCGGCTGCCACTGCTCCTCCAGCACGCCCTTGAGCTGCGCACCGGTGAGGTTCAGCGTGACCAGCGTGTTGGCGAACGGCTGCACCGTCGCCGCCTCGCGGAACGTGACGTTGCCGTCGGCATCCTGTCCGCCGGTGCCCGCGTACGTCAGGTTCGCCCTGATGCCGCCCGGGTTCATGATCGCGATGTCCGCGCCGGTCGCCCACTTGTGCACGTCAGCGACGAAGTTGCCGATGGTCGACTCGCCACCGCGGTTCTCCGCACCGTCGCTCTGAAGCGCACGGTTGAAGTCGCCGGTGATCGCACCGACCGACTCCGCACCGAGGATGTCGGCCTCGGCCTTGGCCGCATCGACGATCGCCTGCACATCGCCGTCGGCGTCGTACAGCGGTGTGATGACGTCCTTGCCGGTGACCGGGTCCTTCTCGGTCTTCGTCAGCGGCTTGATCTCGTTCGAGATCGAGAGCAGCTCCTTCGTCTCCGGGTCGACCTGCAGGTTCATCAGACCGAAGTTCTCGCCGTACTTCCCCGCCGAGATGACCGGACGGCCGTCGATGACCTGGTTGTACGCGAGGTGGGTGTGCGCCGAGACGATCGCGCTGACGCTGTCATCGACACCGGCGACGATCTCGCCCAGTGCTGATTCCGGCGTGATGCTCGAGGCGTCCGTGGACGTGGCGCCCTCGTGCACGAGGAGGACCAGCACATCGGCCTCGCCGTTGGCGCTGTCGCCGTCGGTGAGGTCGTCGGCGACGGCGTTGACCGAGTCGACGATGCCGCGCACCTCGAGATCGGAGATGCCCTCGGGCGAGACGAGCGAGTCGAGTTCTTCGGTCACTGCACCG from Microbacterium profundi includes the following:
- a CDS encoding DUF3817 domain-containing protein, which produces MPEPKAASFPKIRGALKFYQIASIITGVMLLLLLAEMILKYSPIHVELIAGGSGGFLWFAPVIVGDGCQWFSLFVPGGMGCELISVGDGANLSLLILVTHGWFYVVYLFSAFRLWSLMRWPFSRFVMLALGGVIPALSFIMEAKVSREVKAYLASREAAVAAEASESQEAAR
- the guaA gene encoding glutamine-hydrolyzing GMP synthase — its product is MSADTAQRPVLVVDFGAQYAQLIARRVREAGVYSEIVPHTVTAADIAAKNPVALILSGGPSSVYEEGAPALDSDIFDLGVPTLGICYGFQVMARALGGEVANTGLREYGATDASLTGDGGVLLGGQPDTQNVWMSHGDQVARAPEGFEVLASTADTPVAAFGSAEKGFYGVQWHPEVKHTDRGQEVIENFLHKAAGLAADWNSGNVIDEQVARIREQVGSARVISALSGGVDSAVSTALVHKAIGDQLTAVFVDHGLLRKGEREQVEQDYVASTGVRLITVDAADTFLGHLKGVSDPEQKRKIIGREFIRAFEKVQLDLVAEAKAEGEPIKFLVQGTLYPDVVESGGGTGTANIKSHHNVGGLPEDLDFELIEPLRTLFKDEVRQIGRDLGLPEAIVGRQPFPGPGLGIRIVGEVTADRLEILREADAIAREELTRAGLDSEIWQCPVVLLADVRSVGVQGDGRTYGHPIVLRPVSSEDAMTADWTRLPYDVLSKISNRITNSVRDVNRVVLDVTSKPPGTIEWE